One part of the Neodiprion virginianus isolate iyNeoVirg1 chromosome 3, iyNeoVirg1.1, whole genome shotgun sequence genome encodes these proteins:
- the LOC124300235 gene encoding uncharacterized protein LOC124300235 isoform X1, giving the protein MKSREYLTKFFFILILASHGESLTIDNQLVIIANDCYTRIAIGSILPSKDVAASVEAKTVSECEDECSRQRNLCEIFSYGIGPKGNASCLLGNRIPNGDELIADPDYDVYLRQQSSPSCMPDRVYKLGSGVRNPTIMNGASETPVKTDDDKDTGKKRKNGRRPIGTSVVPGPAGFGTVTIAGKPPDEVPSPFEPNADKMPDDDRNYGNYPIIHQPNFSPDYDQDNPNPNPPYTGYGNKNVGYGGPGNYAGDFYGVEEEFPLPDRHHQDRDYYLHIVEHGNRHEMNGYRPTPAEFSCYRKLFTGKRLAEIHIRKAVNCERIEECGRECDSEKGFPCEGFNYRHPGSRSRHGMCELTAMRPTQIDFGRDVEHEPRYDYYEREQGCRNNANRRPQRPSYGEGGSGWIDVRPGSVSGHEDRRPYLPERGDHRRPIEVPRPLVPHPFLPEPRPHRFHGEPPPWRPEGSDYPPISIRPIEDEVRFDYPRPGRPYLPKEPNRPGPPSYGFRPRPPDLGANEIQPYDKPGRRKDTVHHYYSHGWGGAESYGGAYGYTTNHIDGHEPPKRGNFYGHEKRPFEGAADVYNYGGAFGYGDNYVPGDRDVGYGGTSRRPEHCSVRSGAGFKLRRGIVRKSYLTPSLDHCENLCAIEKDCLCVTFSYRYSVTADAPTDNCLLSEISYRDLDFYTDLEPDRDYDIYSMTGNAKSCAEKGGQISHRPAEEECFWRVRSGFGIPPAALRKSFAVHGLGECEAACVDAVSFTCRSFVYRYGEKPIRDGAPNCFLSDCPTQELDPLSLIDVEGAELYQRGSFGRGCEPYPFPPLNHRWRKPEPNTRPTKPDEVCYAEYDKPCRLTPSAVILTIYVDSEIECRERCSEMRLRGRVPCMAFSYRISVDRDEHNCFMSDVPRRDLRPGIDYIRGDGHLLFVWKEFEPQCDSGYSVGIYLDDDEDQDRYFHHEKLPPPRRPGIGHEPPRPGPSSRPHNSPGHYDPSSGGGGFDFEPRPGRPHGGGRYPPPSGFNDHRNTGRPYGTVPRPNDDDEGYYNRRPLNPDRPDPVGPSYGGQSGGGGYGGGSLYDTEDQYHFSHKYGGSTFQHFTVNGQPCRRGTRCERNKIAGFWSCEPEGGEFGSWDYCCEPQHHCGYSQGYHYPWCYVGPDQEQWRPCSENYYPYLPNPRPGRPTSDRYEEENPYGEVPRPGLLGRHWPVAYLHREAPPNATDSLATADNRRNRELNVSHEDQSSAGSEGIESKDSQLRGNRNVVIVNDGGTETSHTRSGKIERITRFRGSGTSGRNEESSSFSSSIITSSRGGAGNTTGKIQDNEDRELAQILRLRDSYDSDYAVRNDYNDTDSPWVPGSDTTFIKLPIISPNKTREEETFEDYFEIVNVE; this is encoded by the exons ATGAAGAGCCGCGAGTATttgaccaaattttttttcatccttatCTTAGCGTCTCACGGTGAAAGCCTGACGATAGACAATCAGCTTGTGATAATAGCAAACg ATTGCTACACGAGAATAGCGATAGGATCGATTCTACCCTCAAAAGACGTTGCCGCGAGTGTTGAGGCGAAGACTGTTTCCGAATGCGAGGACGAATGTTCGCGGCAAAGAAATCTCTGCGAAATATTCAGCTACGG CATCGGTCCGAAGGGAAACGCGTCTTGCCTGCTGGGAAACCGGATACCAAACGGTGACGAGCTGATCGCAGATCCGGACTATGACGTTTACCTCCGTCAGCAAAGCTCGCCGAGCTGCATGCCGGACCGGGTTTACAAATTGGGAAGCGGTGTGAGAAACCCGACGATCATGAATGGCGCCTCGGAGACGCCGGTAAAAACCGACGATGATAAAGACACcgggaagaagaggaagaacgGAAGAAGACCGATCGGAACCAGCGTCGTTCCGGGACCAGCCGGTTTCGGGACCGTCACGATTGCCGGAAAGCCCCCGGATGAGGTCCCTTCACCCTTCGAACCCAACGCCGATAAGATGCCCGACGACGACCGGAATTATGGAAATTATCCGATCATCCATCAGCCGAATTTCAGCCCCGATTACGACCAGGACAATCCGAATCCAAATCCACCGTACACCGGTTACGGGAACAAAAACGTCGGTTACGGTGGCCCTGGAAATTATGCCGGGGATTTTTACGGAGTGGAAGAAGAGTTTCCTCTCCCCGATCGGCATCATCAGGACCGAGACTATTATCTGCATATCGTCGAACACGGGAATCGACATGAAATGAACGGTTACAGGCCAACACCTGCTGAGTTCT CATGCTACCGTAAATTGTTCACGGGAAAAAGACTGGCCGAGATTCACATTCGAAAAGCCGTCAACTGTGAGAGGATAGAAGAGTGCGGCAGAGAATGCGACAGCGAAAAAGGGTTCCCTTGCGAAGGGTTCAACTACAG ACACCCGGGATCACGGAGTCGCCACGGGATGTGCGAGCTGACGGCGATGCGACCGACGCAAATAGACTTCGGTCGCGACGTGGAGCACGAGCCTCGCTACGACTACTACGAGAGAGAGCAGGGCTGTCGGAACAACGCTAATCGACGACCGCAGCGTCCGTCGTACGGCGAAGGCGGGAGCGGATGGATAGACGTGAGGCCCGGATCGGTATCAGGGCACGAGGATAGACGTCCGTACCTGCCGGAGCGAGGGGACCATAGAAGACCGATCGAGGTGCCTCGTCCTTTGGTCCCTCATCCTTTCCTCCCTGAGCCGAGGCCGCACCGTTTTCACGGTGAACCGCCACCCTGGCGTCCCGAAGGGTCGGACTACCCGCCGATAAGCATTCGACCGATAGAGGACGAGGTCCGATTCGATTACCCGAGACCGGGACGACCCTACCTGCCCAAAGAACCCAACAGACCCGGGCCACCGAGTTACGGATTCAGACCGCGTCCTCCGGACCTTGGTGCGAACGAAATTCAACCGTACGACAAACCCGGGAGGAGAAAAGACACCGTTCACCATTACTACTCCCATGGATGGGGGGGAGCCGAGAGTTACGGGGGAGCTTACGGCTACACCACGAACCACATTGACGGTCACGAGCCACCGAAACGGGGTAACTTTTACGGTCATGAGAAGAGACCGTTCGAGGGCGCGGCTGACGTCTACAACTACGGCGGGGCCTTCGGATACGGGGACAACTACGTTCCAGGCGATAGAGACGTCGGTTACGGGGGAACTTCTAGGCGACCCGAACACTGCTCGGTCAGGTCCGGGGCGGGGTTTAAACTGCGCAGAGGAATAGTCAGGAAGAGTTATCTTACGCCGAGTTTGGACCACTGCGAGAATCTCTGCGCTATTGAGAAGGACTGCCTCTGCGTGACCTTCAGCTACAG GTACAGCGTCACCGCTGATGCGCCAACTGACAACTGTCTTCTCAGCGAGATATCCTACAGGGATCTTGACTTTTACACCGACCTGGAACCCGACCGCGATTACGACATCTACTCGATGACCGGAAATGCAAAATCGTGCGCCGAAAAGGGAGGACAAATCAGCCACCGTCCCGCTGAAGAAG agtgCTTCTGGCGAGTCAGAAGCGGCTTTGGAATCCCGCCTGCAGCTCTGAGAAAATCATTCGCTGTTCACGGACTCGGGGAGTGCGAAGCCGCGTGTGTAGATGCCGTTTCGTTTACGTGCAGGAGTTTCGTTTATAG ATACGGCGAAAAACCGATCAGAGACGGTGCTCCGAATTGTTTCCTGAGCGACTGTCCAACCCAGGAATTGGATCCACTGTCTCTGATTGATGTTGAAGGTGCCGAATTGTACCAGAGAGGAAGTTTCGGTCGAGGATGTGAACCGTATCCTTTCCCACCGCTGAATCACCGTTGGCGAAAACCAGAGCCTAACACAAGGCCGACAAAACCGGACGAAG TGTGTTACGCGGAGTACGACAAACCGTGCAGATTGACACCGAGCGCAGTGATCCTGACGATATACGTCGACTCCGAGATCGAGTGTCGAGAGCGATGTTCAGAGATGCGGTTGAGGGGTCGAGTGCCGTGCATGGCGTTCAGCTACAG AATTTCAGTCGACAGGGACGAGCACAACTGTTTCATGAGCGACGTACCGCGTCGCGATTTGCGTCCTGGAATAGATTACATCCGTGGCGACGGTCACCTGCTTTTTGTGTGGAAGGAATTCGAGCCTCAGTGCGACTCGGGCTACTCCGTAGGAATATACCTCGACGATGACGAGGATCAGGACCGCTACTTCCACCATGAGAAACTTCCACCCCCACGCCGACCGGGCATCGGCCACGAACCACCCAGGCCAGGTCCAAGCTCTCGTCCACATAATTCTCCCGGGCATTACGACCCGTCGAGTGGAGGCGGTGGCTTCGACTTTGAGCCTAGACCAGGAAGACCTCATGGGGGAGGTCGGTACCCTCCGCCATCGGGTTTCAACGATCATAGAAACACCGGAAGACCCTACGGTACGGTTCCTAGACCCAATGACGACGACGAAGGTTACTACAACCGCCGTCCATTGAACCCTGATAGACCAGACCCTGTCGGACCGAGTTACGGAGGTCAATCTGGAGGAGGCGGTTACGGCGGAGGTTCCTTATACGACACCGAAGATCAATACCACTTTTCGCACA AATACGGAGGCTCAACGTTTCAGCACTTCACGGTAAACGGCCAGCCCTGCAGGCGGGGAACCAGATGCGAGAGGAACAAAATCGCCGGTTTCTGGTCCTGTGAGCCAGAAGGCGGTGAGTTTGGAAGCTGGGACTACTGCTGCGAGCCACAGCATCACTGCGGTTATTCGCAGGGTTACCATTACCCATG GTGCTACGTGGGGCCGGATCAAGAACAGTGGAGGCCGTGCAGCGAGAATTATTACCCCTACCTGCCAAATCCTCGGCCAGGTCGTCCGACGAGCGATCGTTACGAGGAGGAAAATCCTTACGGAGAAGTGCCGAGGCCGGGATTACTCGGCAGACATTGGCCTGTCGCTTATCTGCACCGAGAGGCGCCGCCGAACGCAACCGACTCCTTGGCCACCGCAGACAACAGAAGAAACCGTGAGCTAAACGTTTCTCACGAGGATCAGAGCTCGGCTGGATCCGAAGGGATCGAGTCGAAGGATTCGCAGCTCCGGGGTAACCGGAACGTCGTCATAGTCAATGACGGCGGTACCGAGACTTCGCATACTCGCTCAGGCAAGATCGAAAGGATAACCAGATTCCGCGGGTCTGGAACTTCCGGAAGGAACGAGGAGTCCTCGAGTTTCTCCTCGTCGATTATCACGTCGAGTCGAGGCGGGGCGGGAAATACGACGGGGAAAATTCAGGACAACGAGGATCGGGAGCTAGCCCAGATACTGAGACTACGAGATTCCTATGACAGCGATTATGCGGTTAGGAACGATTATAACGATACCGATTCACCCTGGGTACCCGGAAGTGATACTACGTTTATAAAACTGCCAATTATATCGCCGAATAAAACTAGGGAGGAAGAAACGTTCGAGGATTACTTCGAAATCGTCAACGTCGAGTAA
- the LOC124300252 gene encoding ras-related protein RabJ isoform X2 gives MVICRYITKMFNRRISPTIGAAFYTCNINLERVKVKLQIWDTAGQERFRSMAPMYYRNANVALLVFDLTKHSSFNEIKSWVMELKRNVDKTMVLVLVGNKSDLVSQRMVDAEEASQYATSIGASYHETSAVCDDGGVESVFVAAAAGLSDLSEENHERLNSLRINDSIRSILNSDDQPASPSSEDCCLADRSIAHGIHEKPHMCC, from the exons ATGGTAATCTGTCGTTACATCACAAAGATGTTCAACCGTCGCATCTCCCCGACAATCGGAGCCGCGTTTTACACCTGCAACATCAACTTGGAACGCGTCAAAGTGAAGCTGCAG ATATGGGATACAGCCGGTCAGGAAAGGTTCAGATCCATGGCGCCGATGTATTACAGAAACGCCAACGTGGCGCTGCTGGTGTTTGACCTGACAAAGCACAGCTCTTTCAATGAGATTAAATCCTGGGTGATGGAGCTGAAGAGGAATGTGGACAAGACGATGGTACTGGTCCTGGTTGGAAACAAGAGCGACCTGGTGAGCCAGAGGATGGTGGACGCGGAGGAGGCGAGCCAGTACGCGACAAGCATAGGAGCCAGCTACCACGAGACGTCGGCTGTTTGCGACGACGGAGGTGTGGAGAGCGTCTTTGTCGCAGCTGCGGCAGGCTTGTCCGACCTCAGCGAAGAGAACCACGAGCGCCTAAACAGCCTGAGGATCAACGACTCGATCAGGTCTATTCTCAACAGCGACGATCAACCCGCCAGTCCATCCAGCGAAGACTGCTGTCTGGCTGACAGGAGCATAGCTCACGGTATACACGAAAAACCTCACATGTGCTGCTAG
- the LOC124300235 gene encoding uncharacterized protein LOC124300235 isoform X2, with protein sequence MHREFNLLVILQCLLVWTDQSSIIIVEENSGSCQPCYRKLFTGKRLAEIHIRKAVNCERIEECGRECDSEKGFPCEGFNYRHPGSRSRHGMCELTAMRPTQIDFGRDVEHEPRYDYYEREQGCRNNANRRPQRPSYGEGGSGWIDVRPGSVSGHEDRRPYLPERGDHRRPIEVPRPLVPHPFLPEPRPHRFHGEPPPWRPEGSDYPPISIRPIEDEVRFDYPRPGRPYLPKEPNRPGPPSYGFRPRPPDLGANEIQPYDKPGRRKDTVHHYYSHGWGGAESYGGAYGYTTNHIDGHEPPKRGNFYGHEKRPFEGAADVYNYGGAFGYGDNYVPGDRDVGYGGTSRRPEHCSVRSGAGFKLRRGIVRKSYLTPSLDHCENLCAIEKDCLCVTFSYRYSVTADAPTDNCLLSEISYRDLDFYTDLEPDRDYDIYSMTGNAKSCAEKGGQISHRPAEEECFWRVRSGFGIPPAALRKSFAVHGLGECEAACVDAVSFTCRSFVYRYGEKPIRDGAPNCFLSDCPTQELDPLSLIDVEGAELYQRGSFGRGCEPYPFPPLNHRWRKPEPNTRPTKPDEVCYAEYDKPCRLTPSAVILTIYVDSEIECRERCSEMRLRGRVPCMAFSYRISVDRDEHNCFMSDVPRRDLRPGIDYIRGDGHLLFVWKEFEPQCDSGYSVGIYLDDDEDQDRYFHHEKLPPPRRPGIGHEPPRPGPSSRPHNSPGHYDPSSGGGGFDFEPRPGRPHGGGRYPPPSGFNDHRNTGRPYGTVPRPNDDDEGYYNRRPLNPDRPDPVGPSYGGQSGGGGYGGGSLYDTEDQYHFSHKYGGSTFQHFTVNGQPCRRGTRCERNKIAGFWSCEPEGGEFGSWDYCCEPQHHCGYSQGYHYPWCYVGPDQEQWRPCSENYYPYLPNPRPGRPTSDRYEEENPYGEVPRPGLLGRHWPVAYLHREAPPNATDSLATADNRRNRELNVSHEDQSSAGSEGIESKDSQLRGNRNVVIVNDGGTETSHTRSGKIERITRFRGSGTSGRNEESSSFSSSIITSSRGGAGNTTGKIQDNEDRELAQILRLRDSYDSDYAVRNDYNDTDSPWVPGSDTTFIKLPIISPNKTREEETFEDYFEIVNVE encoded by the exons ATGCATCGCGAATTCAACCTGTTGGTAATACTTCAGTGTCTCTTGGTTTGGACTGATCAGAGTTCGATAATAATCGTAGAGGAAAACAGTGGCAGTTGTCAGC CATGCTACCGTAAATTGTTCACGGGAAAAAGACTGGCCGAGATTCACATTCGAAAAGCCGTCAACTGTGAGAGGATAGAAGAGTGCGGCAGAGAATGCGACAGCGAAAAAGGGTTCCCTTGCGAAGGGTTCAACTACAG ACACCCGGGATCACGGAGTCGCCACGGGATGTGCGAGCTGACGGCGATGCGACCGACGCAAATAGACTTCGGTCGCGACGTGGAGCACGAGCCTCGCTACGACTACTACGAGAGAGAGCAGGGCTGTCGGAACAACGCTAATCGACGACCGCAGCGTCCGTCGTACGGCGAAGGCGGGAGCGGATGGATAGACGTGAGGCCCGGATCGGTATCAGGGCACGAGGATAGACGTCCGTACCTGCCGGAGCGAGGGGACCATAGAAGACCGATCGAGGTGCCTCGTCCTTTGGTCCCTCATCCTTTCCTCCCTGAGCCGAGGCCGCACCGTTTTCACGGTGAACCGCCACCCTGGCGTCCCGAAGGGTCGGACTACCCGCCGATAAGCATTCGACCGATAGAGGACGAGGTCCGATTCGATTACCCGAGACCGGGACGACCCTACCTGCCCAAAGAACCCAACAGACCCGGGCCACCGAGTTACGGATTCAGACCGCGTCCTCCGGACCTTGGTGCGAACGAAATTCAACCGTACGACAAACCCGGGAGGAGAAAAGACACCGTTCACCATTACTACTCCCATGGATGGGGGGGAGCCGAGAGTTACGGGGGAGCTTACGGCTACACCACGAACCACATTGACGGTCACGAGCCACCGAAACGGGGTAACTTTTACGGTCATGAGAAGAGACCGTTCGAGGGCGCGGCTGACGTCTACAACTACGGCGGGGCCTTCGGATACGGGGACAACTACGTTCCAGGCGATAGAGACGTCGGTTACGGGGGAACTTCTAGGCGACCCGAACACTGCTCGGTCAGGTCCGGGGCGGGGTTTAAACTGCGCAGAGGAATAGTCAGGAAGAGTTATCTTACGCCGAGTTTGGACCACTGCGAGAATCTCTGCGCTATTGAGAAGGACTGCCTCTGCGTGACCTTCAGCTACAG GTACAGCGTCACCGCTGATGCGCCAACTGACAACTGTCTTCTCAGCGAGATATCCTACAGGGATCTTGACTTTTACACCGACCTGGAACCCGACCGCGATTACGACATCTACTCGATGACCGGAAATGCAAAATCGTGCGCCGAAAAGGGAGGACAAATCAGCCACCGTCCCGCTGAAGAAG agtgCTTCTGGCGAGTCAGAAGCGGCTTTGGAATCCCGCCTGCAGCTCTGAGAAAATCATTCGCTGTTCACGGACTCGGGGAGTGCGAAGCCGCGTGTGTAGATGCCGTTTCGTTTACGTGCAGGAGTTTCGTTTATAG ATACGGCGAAAAACCGATCAGAGACGGTGCTCCGAATTGTTTCCTGAGCGACTGTCCAACCCAGGAATTGGATCCACTGTCTCTGATTGATGTTGAAGGTGCCGAATTGTACCAGAGAGGAAGTTTCGGTCGAGGATGTGAACCGTATCCTTTCCCACCGCTGAATCACCGTTGGCGAAAACCAGAGCCTAACACAAGGCCGACAAAACCGGACGAAG TGTGTTACGCGGAGTACGACAAACCGTGCAGATTGACACCGAGCGCAGTGATCCTGACGATATACGTCGACTCCGAGATCGAGTGTCGAGAGCGATGTTCAGAGATGCGGTTGAGGGGTCGAGTGCCGTGCATGGCGTTCAGCTACAG AATTTCAGTCGACAGGGACGAGCACAACTGTTTCATGAGCGACGTACCGCGTCGCGATTTGCGTCCTGGAATAGATTACATCCGTGGCGACGGTCACCTGCTTTTTGTGTGGAAGGAATTCGAGCCTCAGTGCGACTCGGGCTACTCCGTAGGAATATACCTCGACGATGACGAGGATCAGGACCGCTACTTCCACCATGAGAAACTTCCACCCCCACGCCGACCGGGCATCGGCCACGAACCACCCAGGCCAGGTCCAAGCTCTCGTCCACATAATTCTCCCGGGCATTACGACCCGTCGAGTGGAGGCGGTGGCTTCGACTTTGAGCCTAGACCAGGAAGACCTCATGGGGGAGGTCGGTACCCTCCGCCATCGGGTTTCAACGATCATAGAAACACCGGAAGACCCTACGGTACGGTTCCTAGACCCAATGACGACGACGAAGGTTACTACAACCGCCGTCCATTGAACCCTGATAGACCAGACCCTGTCGGACCGAGTTACGGAGGTCAATCTGGAGGAGGCGGTTACGGCGGAGGTTCCTTATACGACACCGAAGATCAATACCACTTTTCGCACA AATACGGAGGCTCAACGTTTCAGCACTTCACGGTAAACGGCCAGCCCTGCAGGCGGGGAACCAGATGCGAGAGGAACAAAATCGCCGGTTTCTGGTCCTGTGAGCCAGAAGGCGGTGAGTTTGGAAGCTGGGACTACTGCTGCGAGCCACAGCATCACTGCGGTTATTCGCAGGGTTACCATTACCCATG GTGCTACGTGGGGCCGGATCAAGAACAGTGGAGGCCGTGCAGCGAGAATTATTACCCCTACCTGCCAAATCCTCGGCCAGGTCGTCCGACGAGCGATCGTTACGAGGAGGAAAATCCTTACGGAGAAGTGCCGAGGCCGGGATTACTCGGCAGACATTGGCCTGTCGCTTATCTGCACCGAGAGGCGCCGCCGAACGCAACCGACTCCTTGGCCACCGCAGACAACAGAAGAAACCGTGAGCTAAACGTTTCTCACGAGGATCAGAGCTCGGCTGGATCCGAAGGGATCGAGTCGAAGGATTCGCAGCTCCGGGGTAACCGGAACGTCGTCATAGTCAATGACGGCGGTACCGAGACTTCGCATACTCGCTCAGGCAAGATCGAAAGGATAACCAGATTCCGCGGGTCTGGAACTTCCGGAAGGAACGAGGAGTCCTCGAGTTTCTCCTCGTCGATTATCACGTCGAGTCGAGGCGGGGCGGGAAATACGACGGGGAAAATTCAGGACAACGAGGATCGGGAGCTAGCCCAGATACTGAGACTACGAGATTCCTATGACAGCGATTATGCGGTTAGGAACGATTATAACGATACCGATTCACCCTGGGTACCCGGAAGTGATACTACGTTTATAAAACTGCCAATTATATCGCCGAATAAAACTAGGGAGGAAGAAACGTTCGAGGATTACTTCGAAATCGTCAACGTCGAGTAA
- the LOC124300252 gene encoding ras-related protein Rab-31 isoform X1, giving the protein MKTIEGKVVILGAQGVGKTMVICRYITKMFNRRISPTIGAAFYTCNINLERVKVKLQIWDTAGQERFRSMAPMYYRNANVALLVFDLTKHSSFNEIKSWVMELKRNVDKTMVLVLVGNKSDLVSQRMVDAEEASQYATSIGASYHETSAVCDDGGVESVFVAAAAGLSDLSEENHERLNSLRINDSIRSILNSDDQPASPSSEDCCLADRSIAHGIHEKPHMCC; this is encoded by the exons ATGAAAACGATTGAGGGAAAGGTCGTCATTCTCGGTGCTCAGG GTGTGGGAAAAACGATGGTAATCTGTCGTTACATCACAAAGATGTTCAACCGTCGCATCTCCCCGACAATCGGAGCCGCGTTTTACACCTGCAACATCAACTTGGAACGCGTCAAAGTGAAGCTGCAG ATATGGGATACAGCCGGTCAGGAAAGGTTCAGATCCATGGCGCCGATGTATTACAGAAACGCCAACGTGGCGCTGCTGGTGTTTGACCTGACAAAGCACAGCTCTTTCAATGAGATTAAATCCTGGGTGATGGAGCTGAAGAGGAATGTGGACAAGACGATGGTACTGGTCCTGGTTGGAAACAAGAGCGACCTGGTGAGCCAGAGGATGGTGGACGCGGAGGAGGCGAGCCAGTACGCGACAAGCATAGGAGCCAGCTACCACGAGACGTCGGCTGTTTGCGACGACGGAGGTGTGGAGAGCGTCTTTGTCGCAGCTGCGGCAGGCTTGTCCGACCTCAGCGAAGAGAACCACGAGCGCCTAAACAGCCTGAGGATCAACGACTCGATCAGGTCTATTCTCAACAGCGACGATCAACCCGCCAGTCCATCCAGCGAAGACTGCTGTCTGGCTGACAGGAGCATAGCTCACGGTATACACGAAAAACCTCACATGTGCTGCTAG
- the LOC124300242 gene encoding glutamic acid-rich protein-like produces MMSLTKQKKRSKSESLVESGASIETDSAPKKKQKKDAKNVEEKTSKVNGSSEATTQLTTSQRKRLKSKQRKLKAIEKIKAEGGTPKSLWSAKKEHQAAKAAEKSTKGKTKVEKKSGDTVKAKEKRAEKTKSRKQKRLSEGQYKIDQIILSPDEIRLRIEEIKGRAELTKTARRKLAVLKKKLAVLEGVALQSDKKGDTEKKSDNKGLSKAEKRRLRREKEAPGDAEGTEAGEPDVEKPVNIHTFEKKKAKLNKAQPSKGEVEGADKKKNKEKKQGAIVQQVSKPGNKIVKKTKLVSESVEDEDEDDDEEEAESESASEDETAGVEEGEDSEDDDDDDGEEDDEEEEEEEEEDSDEEDETQSNGLNSSLNQFTEKDAGEEEEEEEEEDEDEEEEEDEDEDDHPSKKKATNASKPEGKQKKEQQTNLKKQQGQEANGDKKKRYVLFVGNIPFDLKPADLEKHFLTKVGEVSSVRIPTKKGTQIPRGFAYVEVTNNIDYEKGLSLHHSMVNGRRINVEYTLAGSKQVVKRQELVSKNQKLHAMRKAGQLAGSQKHDQKRSVRRFKKKEQERKPN; encoded by the exons ATGATGAGTTTGACGAAGCAAAAGAAGCGTTCCAAGAGCGAAAGCCTGGTAGAATCCGGAGCAAGTATTGAGACAGATTCAGCACCAAAAAAGAAGCAGAAAAAGGATGCTAAAAACGTGGAGGAGAAGACTAGCAAAGTTAACGGCAGTTCGGAGGCAACGACGCAGCTGACCACCAGCCAGCGCAAAAGACTAAAAAGCAAACAACGCAAGCTGAAAGCGATAGAAAAGATAAAGGCTGAGGGAGGAACACCGAAGTCTCTGTGGTCTGCTAAAAAAGAGCATCAGGCTGCTAAAGCCGCAGAGAAAAGTACTAAGGGCAAAACGAAGGTAGAAAAGAAATCCGGAGATACGGTAAAGGCTAAAGAGAAACGAGCGGAAAAAACAAAGTCAAGAAAACAGAAACGACTCAGCGAGGGTCAGTACAAAATAGACCAGATCATCTTGTCGCCGGATGAAATAAGGCTGAGAATCGAGGAGATCAAAGGCAGAGCGGAGTTGACTAAAACGGCGCGAAGGAAGCTGGctgtactgaaaaaaaaattggctgtTTTGGAGGGGGTCGCACTCCAGAGCGATAAAAAGGGAGACACGGAAAAGAAAAGCGACAACAAGGGATTGTCAAAGGCTGAGAAGCGCAGGCTGAGACGCGAGAAAGAAGCTCCTGGAGACGCGGAGGGAACGGAAGCCGGTGAACCGGATGTTGAGAAGCCGGTAAACATTCATACGTTCGAGAAAAAGAAGGCTAAATTGAACAAGGCGCAGCCAAGTAAGGGGGAAGTAGAAGGGGCagacaagaagaagaataaggaaAAGAAGCAGGGTGCAATCGTTCAACAGGTGAGCAAGCCTGGCAACAAGATAGTGAAAAAGACAAAGTTAGTCAGCGAGAGCGTTGAAGATGAGGACGAAGACGACGATGAAGAGGAAGCAGAGTCGGAGTCTGCGAGTGAAGATGAAACTGCTGGAGTAGAGGAGGGAGAAGACAGTGaagatgacgacgacgatgatggaGAGGAAGatgacgaggaggaggaggaggaagaagaagaggataGCGATGAGGAAGACGAGACCCAATCCAATGGATTGAATTCTTCTCTGAACCAGTTTACAGAGAAAGATGCAggcgaggaagaagaagaagaagaagaagaagacgaggatgaggaagaagaagaagacgaagatgAGGACGACCATCCATCAAAGAAGAAAGCGACAAATGCTTCCAAGCCTGAAGGTAAACAGAAGAAGGAACAGCAAAcgaatttgaagaaacaacaaggCCAGGAAGCGAACggcgataagaaaaaaagatatgtTTTGTTTGTTGGAAACATACCGTTTGA cTTAAAGCCAGCGGATTTGGAAAAACATTTCCTGACCAAGGTTGGCGAAGTGTCCAGCGTTCGGATACCAACAAAAAAGGGAACTCAGATTCCACGAGGATTTGCTTACGTCGAAGTGACCAATAATATTGACTACGAG AAAGGACTGTCTCTTCACCATTCGATGGTAAATGGCAGGAGAATAAACGTGGAATACACATTGGCGGGTTCGAAGCAGGTGGTCAAAAGGCAAGAATTGGTGTCGAAAAATCAGAAGCTACACGCTATGAGAAAAGCTGGTCAACTGGCTGGCAGTCAAAAGCACGACCAGAAACGAAGCGTAAGACGATTTAAGAAGAAGGAACAAGAGCGCAAACCAAACTAA